In the Bordetella genomosp. 10 genome, one interval contains:
- a CDS encoding ABC transporter ATP-binding protein, giving the protein MIELDRLSIQAGGRRLLSDLSLRVPAGAILAVLGPNGRGKTTLLRTMLNLHKPAGGAVRLGGHAAYVPQQAGVPFDYDVLSMVCMGRARRLRWYASPGPRDLEIARACLDAVRLGHLAGRPFLALSGGERQLVCIARALAGDSPIIVLDEPAAALDLHNQDLILALLRRLAREQGLTVVFSTHQPQHAQHIADQTLLMHADACESGPTATMCVDERLSRLYRLPVRVVSQPGPHGEARGVIPLFR; this is encoded by the coding sequence ATGATCGAACTCGACCGTCTCTCGATCCAGGCCGGCGGACGCCGCCTGCTCTCGGACCTGTCGCTGCGCGTGCCCGCCGGCGCCATCCTGGCCGTGCTGGGCCCCAACGGGCGCGGCAAGACCACGCTGCTGCGCACGATGCTGAACCTGCACAAGCCCGCCGGCGGCGCGGTGCGGCTGGGCGGCCACGCGGCCTATGTGCCGCAGCAGGCCGGCGTGCCGTTCGACTACGACGTGCTGTCCATGGTGTGCATGGGCCGCGCGCGCCGGCTGCGCTGGTATGCGTCGCCCGGCCCGCGCGACCTGGAGATCGCGCGGGCATGCCTGGACGCCGTGCGGCTGGGCCATCTCGCCGGCCGTCCCTTCCTTGCCTTGAGCGGCGGCGAGCGGCAACTCGTCTGCATCGCGCGCGCCCTGGCCGGCGACAGCCCGATCATCGTGCTGGACGAACCCGCCGCCGCCCTCGACCTGCACAACCAGGACCTGATCCTGGCGCTGCTGCGCCGCCTGGCCCGCGAACAGGGCCTGACCGTGGTGTTCTCCACCCACCAGCCGCAGCATGCGCAGCATATCGCCGACCAGACGCTGCTGATGCACGCCGACGCCTGCGAGAGCGGCCCCACCGCCACGATGTGCGTCGACGAGCGGCTCAGCCGTCTCTACCGCCTGCCGGTGCGCGTCGTGTCGCAACCCGGCCCGCACGGCGAAGCGCGCGGCGTCATTCCGCTTTTCCGGTGA
- a CDS encoding ABC transporter substrate-binding protein, translating to MSSSWFRCAARHTLAPMLALLPVLAAAQANPVSFRDMLGNTVTLAGPAQRAVTLPMPAGSLLMSLDRGPAHLAGMHPNAHTYLARSVLAKAFPASVSVRADITRSGFAPNIETLLEIRPDIVWQWGHMGDELLAPLRDAGLTAAALVYGSEDRTREWIRIIGHSLGQDARARAQLQWRDTVHAEIARATGALRADQRPGVLYLSRYAPQYRTAGAGTNFEHDVALAGGRNVAAAVAGAQAVNIEQIMAWAPDVILVGNFDPGLTPRVLYDDPLFAGLPAVRNHRVYQIPAGGYLWDPPSQESPLYWQWLGLLLHPELFDWPLRERIVQAYGELYGYTPDAGDIDRILRVRDNQEARGYDRLR from the coding sequence ATGTCTTCTTCCTGGTTCCGCTGCGCGGCGCGGCACACGCTCGCGCCGATGCTCGCCCTTCTTCCCGTCCTGGCCGCCGCGCAGGCGAATCCCGTCTCGTTCCGCGACATGCTGGGCAATACCGTCACGCTGGCCGGGCCCGCCCAGCGCGCCGTGACGCTGCCCATGCCGGCCGGCTCGCTGCTGATGTCGCTGGACCGCGGCCCCGCCCACCTGGCCGGCATGCATCCGAATGCCCATACCTACCTGGCGCGCAGCGTACTGGCCAAGGCGTTTCCCGCCTCGGTCTCGGTGCGCGCCGACATCACGCGCTCCGGTTTCGCGCCCAACATCGAAACCCTGCTGGAGATCCGGCCCGACATCGTCTGGCAATGGGGGCACATGGGCGACGAACTGCTCGCGCCGCTGCGCGACGCGGGCCTGACCGCCGCCGCCCTGGTCTACGGCAGCGAGGACCGCACCCGCGAATGGATACGCATCATCGGCCATTCGCTGGGGCAGGACGCCCGCGCGCGGGCGCAATTGCAATGGCGCGACACGGTCCATGCCGAGATCGCCCGGGCCACCGGCGCCTTGCGCGCCGACCAGCGGCCCGGCGTGCTGTACCTGTCCCGATATGCGCCCCAATACCGCACCGCCGGCGCCGGCACGAATTTCGAACACGACGTCGCGCTGGCCGGCGGGCGCAACGTGGCCGCGGCCGTTGCCGGGGCGCAGGCGGTGAACATCGAGCAGATCATGGCCTGGGCGCCGGACGTGATCCTGGTCGGCAACTTCGATCCCGGACTGACGCCGCGGGTGCTGTACGACGATCCGCTGTTCGCCGGCTTGCCGGCGGTGCGCAACCACCGCGTCTACCAGATTCCCGCGGGCGGCTACCTGTGGGACCCGCCGAGCCAGGAAAGCCCCTTGTACTGGCAATGGCTGGGCCTGCTGCTGCATCCCGAGCTGTTCGACTGGCCGCTGCGCGAGCGCATCGTCCAGGCCTACGGCGAACTGTACGGCTACACCCCCGACGCGGGCGACATCGACCGGATCCTGCGCGTGCGGGACAACCAGGAGGCCCGTGGCTATGACCGCCTGCGTTGA
- a CDS encoding Crp/Fnr family transcriptional regulator has product MTKVNSLPEPLRIVLALRAHEWFGDVDDAALAGLARCSRWVEFEPGDMLLSEGQEATSCLLVCHGKLQGLRYTPEGGDKVFGHVGPGGFLSVLNLFEATPRHLHCARAIEAGAACLLNGAALRRLCGEHAGLAGRLLRHAANLVRHHTDQIDWLTSSSAEERLAEYVLRAGRPKANQPINLPLTHSQIAVKLGMRAETLSRIFAKWRREGYISDGRGMLRVLRPERLEALTRAGHADKPQA; this is encoded by the coding sequence ATGACTAAAGTCAATTCGCTTCCGGAGCCGCTGCGGATCGTCTTGGCGCTGCGCGCGCACGAGTGGTTCGGCGACGTGGACGACGCTGCGCTGGCCGGGCTGGCGCGATGCAGCCGCTGGGTGGAGTTCGAGCCGGGCGACATGCTGCTTTCGGAAGGGCAGGAAGCGACCTCGTGCCTGCTGGTGTGCCACGGCAAGCTGCAAGGCCTGCGCTATACGCCGGAGGGGGGCGACAAGGTATTCGGCCACGTGGGGCCGGGCGGCTTCCTGTCGGTGCTCAACCTGTTCGAGGCGACGCCGCGGCACTTGCACTGCGCCCGCGCCATCGAGGCGGGCGCCGCCTGCCTGTTGAACGGCGCCGCGCTGCGCCGGCTATGCGGCGAGCACGCGGGCCTGGCGGGCCGCTTGCTGCGGCACGCGGCCAACTTGGTTCGCCATCACACCGACCAGATCGACTGGCTCACGTCGAGTTCGGCCGAGGAGCGCCTGGCCGAATACGTGCTGCGCGCCGGCAGGCCCAAGGCGAACCAGCCCATCAACCTGCCGTTGACGCATTCGCAGATCGCGGTGAAGCTGGGCATGCGCGCCGAGACGCTGAGCCGCATCTTCGCGAAGTGGCGCCGGGAGGGGTACATCTCGGACGGCCGCGGCATGCTGCGCGTATTGCGGCCCGAGCGGCTGGAGGCCCTGACGCGCGCGGGGCATGCCGACAAGCCCCAGGCGTGA
- a CDS encoding FecCD family ABC transporter permease has protein sequence MTACVEPRSGWADTPRRARRAWPWLLMGLALPLSLLAALCVGRYPLPLPHAGSILAGLALPEWARGWLPVASATEHRVIEQVRLPRALLALLAGSSLATCGAALQGAFRNPLVGPQILGISSGAAFGGCMAILLVPSLPATLALAFAGGLLAVSIVYALSRSQGRSTLLMLVLAGVVTGAFFSALISLATYFADPNDSLPSIVFWLMGSFATASYTKLAAAAPPILAGMALLCLLRFRINVLSLGDEQAAALGIAVEPLRWTLLGCVTLVVSASVAVSGTVGWVGLVVPHIARMLVGPDHRVLLPASALLGGSYMLWVDTAARSVTSAEIPLGVITALIGAPIFAWLLRRAQTRGNAA, from the coding sequence ATGACCGCCTGCGTTGAACCCCGAAGCGGCTGGGCGGACACGCCGCGGCGCGCCAGGCGCGCATGGCCCTGGCTGCTGATGGGCCTGGCCCTGCCCCTCTCGCTGCTGGCCGCGCTGTGCGTGGGCCGCTATCCCCTGCCCTTGCCGCACGCCGGCAGCATATTGGCGGGACTGGCGCTGCCCGAATGGGCCCGCGGCTGGCTGCCCGTGGCCAGCGCGACCGAGCATCGCGTCATCGAGCAGGTCCGGCTGCCGCGCGCGCTGCTGGCGCTCCTCGCCGGGTCCAGCCTGGCGACGTGCGGCGCGGCGCTGCAAGGCGCCTTCCGCAATCCGCTGGTGGGACCGCAGATCCTGGGCATTTCCTCGGGCGCGGCCTTCGGCGGCTGCATGGCCATCCTGCTGGTGCCGTCGCTGCCGGCCACGCTGGCGCTGGCCTTCGCCGGCGGCCTGCTGGCGGTGTCCATCGTCTATGCGCTGAGCCGCTCGCAAGGCCGGTCCACCCTGTTGATGCTGGTCCTGGCGGGCGTGGTGACGGGCGCCTTCTTTTCCGCGCTGATTTCGCTGGCGACCTATTTCGCCGATCCCAACGACAGCCTGCCGTCCATCGTGTTCTGGTTGATGGGCAGTTTCGCTACCGCGTCATATACGAAGCTGGCGGCGGCCGCGCCGCCCATCCTGGCGGGCATGGCCCTGCTGTGCCTGCTGCGCTTCCGCATCAACGTGCTGTCGCTGGGCGACGAACAGGCCGCCGCGCTGGGCATCGCCGTGGAGCCGCTGCGCTGGACGCTGCTGGGCTGCGTCACGCTGGTCGTGTCGGCCAGCGTGGCGGTCTCCGGCACGGTGGGCTGGGTGGGACTGGTGGTGCCGCACATCGCGCGCATGCTGGTCGGCCCCGACCATCGCGTCCTGCTGCCGGCCAGCGCGCTGCTGGGCGGCAGCTACATGCTGTGGGTGGACACGGCGGCGCGCAGCGTCACCAGCGCCGAGATCCCGCTGGGCGTGATCACCGCGCTGATCGGCGCGCCTATCTTCGCCTGGCTACTGCGGCGCGCGCAGACACGGGGGAACGCGGCATGA